One window of the Cryptomeria japonica chromosome 7, Sugi_1.0, whole genome shotgun sequence genome contains the following:
- the LOC131056323 gene encoding histone H3.3-like, whose protein sequence is MARSKQTARMSTGVQASCNQLPIKVTAPDLPPTGGVKKPHRFRPGRVALHKIRKCEKSTELLIRNFRFRRFIREIAQDFKTDLHLQSSVIAALQEALEAYLMRLFEDSTLCAIHAKRVIITRKDIKLARRIRGERA, encoded by the coding sequence ATGGCCCGTTCAAAGCAGACAGCAAGGATGTCAACCGGGGTACAGGCTTCCTGCAACCAATTGCCAATAAAAGTAACTGCACCAGATCTGCCACCCACAGGTGGAGTGAAGAAACCCCACAGGTTCAGGCCTGGCAGAGTTGCCCTCCATAAGATCCGGAAATGCGAGAAGAGCACTGAACTCCTCATAAGAAATTTCCGCTTCCGGAGGTTCATCCGGGAGATTGCTCAGGACTTTAAAACCGATCTGCACCTCCAAAGCTCCGTCATTGCTGCACTGCAAGAGGCATTGGAGGCATACCTGATGCGGCTCTTTGAAGACTCCACTCTCTGTGCCATCCATGCCAAGAGAGTTATCATCACCCGGAAGGATATTAAGCTTGCTCGCCGCATCCGAGGCGAAAGAGCATGA